The nucleotide window CAGTGGTACAATTATTTTCGTATCTGTTTGCTTATATTTGTAGAACGAAATAAGCGGTTTATGAGATTCAGAAAGTCCGAAATTGATAAGATTACCATGCTATGTTACAACCATAGTGTGAATGAACTGTATCTTTTTGGATCAGCACTCACATCTGAGTTTACTGAAAAAAGCGATATCGATTTGCTTGTTCGGTTCTCAGAGGTAAAGGCAGATGACTACTTCAATAATTATATGGACCTCAAAGAAAAACTTG belongs to Bacteroidota bacterium and includes:
- a CDS encoding nucleotidyltransferase domain-containing protein; the protein is MRFRKSEIDKITMLCYNHSVNELYLFGSALTSEFTEKSDIDLLVRFSEVKADDYFNNYMDLKEKLEELFMRPVDLVEDQAIRNPVFRKIVDRDKHLLYGRKTA